The following proteins come from a genomic window of Triticum aestivum cultivar Chinese Spring chromosome 6A, IWGSC CS RefSeq v2.1, whole genome shotgun sequence:
- the LOC123127884 gene encoding vegetative cell wall protein gp1: MALLPLVLAVLIVSCAAQQPPVQPPPTPNAPPAGNPPPAPNAPPAGNPPPAPTAPPAGNPPPAPSAPPAPTTPPQAPQAPATPPPATPAPATPPPAPTTPPATPPPAPTTPPPAPPTQPPPAPTTPPPSPPATPPPAPATPPPSPPMSPPPATPPPMATPPAMAPTTSPTVAPTTSPTATPSMSPTSPKTTSPTSSPTSSPTLAPAGTPVTDSSASSARAAGVAALVALASAGLAVFL, encoded by the coding sequence ATGGCGCTCCTCCCGCTGGTCCTCGCGGTCCTCATCGTCTCCTGCGCCGCGCAGCAGCCACCGGTGCAGCCGCCGCCAACTCCCAACGCGCCGCCTGCCGGCAACCCGCCTCCTGCTCCCAACGCGCCTCCGGCCGGCAACCCGCCCCCAGCTCCCACCGCGCCCCCGGCCGGCAACCCTCCTCCAGCTCCCAGCGCTCCTCCGGCACCCACCACGCCTCCTCAGGCGCCACAGGCCCCGGCCACGCCCCCTCCGGCCACTCCGGCCCCTGCCACCCCTCCTCCGGCTCCCACCACCCCGCCGGCCACCCCTCCACCTGCTCCCACCACCCCGCCCCCGGCTCCCCCGACGCAGCCTCCGCCCGctcccaccaccccgccgccgtcgcccccggccACCCCGCCTCCAGcgcccgccaccccgccgccatcACCGCCCATGTCGCCACCACCCGCCACACCTCCTCCGATGGCGACCCCGCCGGCGATGGCGCCCACGACCTCCCCGACCGTCGCCCCGACGACATCGCCCACCGCGACGCCGTCGATGTCTCCGACCAGCCCCAAGACTACCTCCCCGACAAGCTCACCGACTTCGTCTCCCACGCTGGCGCCCGCAGGCACGCCGGTGACGGACAGCAGCGCCTCCAGCGCGCGCGCGGCCGGCGTCGCGGCGCTGGTGGCCTTGGCGAGCGCGGGCCTCGCCGTCTTCCTCTGA